From Halobacillus sp. Marseille-Q1614, the proteins below share one genomic window:
- the yabQ gene encoding spore cortex biosynthesis protein YabQ, which produces MTLTTQFMTMISMLAGGVYIGAAIDTFNRLFRNRNQRSWLEFLWQPAFWISQAAFLFYILYLVNFGEIRVYVFVAILCGYSAYRALFQNLYQKTLELSIRLVTALFRLIKRILRILIYLPVVGVLILLKNVGFLVYRILYKGIYIVLLVVFTPLMLVFRMIWRLLPEKIQNYLHKGAGFWVKIKNTLSNKWKKKND; this is translated from the coding sequence ATGACGCTGACGACACAGTTTATGACGATGATCTCTATGCTGGCCGGCGGGGTGTATATTGGGGCTGCAATAGACACCTTCAACCGTCTTTTTCGTAACAGAAATCAAAGAAGCTGGCTAGAATTTCTGTGGCAGCCTGCCTTTTGGATCTCCCAGGCTGCCTTTCTTTTTTATATCCTGTATCTCGTCAATTTTGGAGAAATCCGTGTATATGTTTTTGTAGCGATTTTATGCGGTTATTCAGCGTACAGGGCATTGTTTCAAAACTTGTATCAGAAAACGCTTGAGTTGAGCATCAGGCTTGTGACCGCACTTTTTAGACTAATTAAGCGGATTTTACGCATATTAATCTACCTGCCTGTCGTGGGTGTGCTGATCCTCTTGAAAAATGTCGGTTTTTTGGTTTATCGTATATTATATAAGGGTATTTATATAGTGCTTCTTGTCGTTTTTACTCCGTTAATGCTGGTTTTTCGGATGATTTGGAGGCTATTACCGGAAAAAATTCAAAATTACTTGCACAAAGGAGCAGGATTTTGGGTTAAGATAAAGAATACATTAAGTAATAAATGGAAAAAGAAAAACGATTAG
- a CDS encoding VWA domain-containing protein produces MRITKKEGISMKAGRLKQILLITDGCSNYGEDPVAVAGLARNQGVTVNVIGVLDDRQEPQGLQEVESIAEAGGGVSQIVYQKSLSETVQMVTKQAMTQTIQGVVNKELEQILGERKTIEELPPDQRGEVVEIVDDLGETCDLEVLVLVDSSASMHHKLPTVKEALADLSLSLNARTGSNQFSVYSFPDPKHTIKQRIDWTTELNAIHGLFSKLDSGGYTPTGPAIKEALYAFTNKSLKRNGLDKEDPYEETGF; encoded by the coding sequence ATGAGAATAACGAAAAAGGAGGGAATATCTATGAAAGCAGGACGACTGAAACAAATTTTATTAATAACGGACGGATGCTCAAATTACGGGGAGGACCCTGTGGCGGTAGCGGGATTAGCTAGAAACCAGGGGGTAACGGTTAACGTCATCGGAGTGCTTGATGACCGCCAGGAGCCGCAGGGGCTGCAGGAAGTAGAGTCGATTGCAGAAGCGGGCGGCGGCGTCAGCCAGATTGTTTATCAAAAAAGCCTTTCAGAAACTGTGCAGATGGTCACTAAACAGGCCATGACGCAGACGATCCAGGGGGTTGTAAATAAAGAGCTCGAACAAATTCTGGGAGAAAGGAAAACGATTGAAGAACTTCCTCCTGATCAGCGGGGAGAAGTCGTGGAAATTGTAGACGACCTCGGAGAAACATGTGATTTAGAAGTCCTTGTTTTAGTAGATTCCAGTGCCAGCATGCACCATAAGCTTCCGACGGTAAAAGAAGCTTTAGCGGATTTATCATTAAGCTTGAATGCGAGAACAGGATCGAATCAATTCAGCGTCTATTCTTTCCCTGATCCAAAACATACGATCAAGCAGAGGATAGATTGGACGACAGAGCTCAACGCGATACATGGGTTATTTTCAAAGCTTGACAGCGGTGGATACACGCCGACAGGTCCTGCCATAAAAGAAGCCCTTTACGCGTTTACAAATAAGTCGTTGAAGAGAAACGGCCTAGACAAGGAAGATCCTTATGAAGAAACAGGCTTTTAA
- the spoIIE gene encoding stage II sporulation protein E has product MLGTLTKRQSRQAVWKESALNKGMERAALTSLTFLANKGVFHMALSLLLGRAVILSSMAPFGVAFLAVIWWFKRPLIVPATVMMAIGASTYSYGHAGFILGASVSILLLSVLLKQVNHPQRWLPLIAAFASLIPRTASLAFLDRWQLYEIFLVLAEGVLTFILVLIFMQSLPLLSPQRYHPTLTNEEIVCFIILLASVLTGMIGFQVQDVAMVDIFSRYLVILIAYIAGAAIGSTVGVVTGLVLGLSQVDHLYHMSLLAFSGLLGGLLKEGNKLGVSAGLFVSTILMGFYTGGSLTASMWASFFAIVLFLLTPDKWVKRLSRYVPGTDEHSQEQQKYLQKVRDVTAVRVGKFSDVFEALSKSFHLTDRSKEEDTDSQEIDYFLSHVTEKTCQACFKKEKCWINQFDETHNLMTDLMMEIDEKDDVGRMMRKSVDQYCVKSQKLVDTMKHELSFYHANKQLKQQVRESRRFVAEQLHGVSEVMNNFAKEIVKEREHHEQKERMIHQALERMGLKVAKLEIYTLDSGNIDLEIIIEIDQYRGEGAKIIAPLLSDILKETIVVTMEDISPYPNGRCLMNFGSAKHYTIESGVAHAAKGGGFISGDSYTMMELGRGKYALAISDGMGNGERAHEESVETLRLLKQILQSGIQESVAIQSINSVLSLRSNDEIFSTLDLAIVDLHKATSKFIKIGSTPSFIKRGEQVFSIESSNLPMGIIRDVDVDTTSEQLKAGDLLIMVSDGILEGQKHVENVEFWFKRKVREIDHDDPQEVADILLEEVIRTQSGDIDDDMTILVARLDHYIPEWSAIPFEKKQA; this is encoded by the coding sequence ATGTTAGGTACTTTAACGAAGAGGCAAAGTAGACAAGCGGTATGGAAGGAGTCGGCTCTAAACAAGGGGATGGAGCGGGCTGCTTTAACATCTTTAACATTTTTAGCGAACAAAGGCGTGTTCCATATGGCGCTGAGCTTATTACTGGGACGTGCTGTAATCCTTTCTTCTATGGCCCCGTTTGGAGTGGCATTCTTAGCGGTGATCTGGTGGTTCAAACGTCCGTTAATTGTTCCCGCGACTGTGATGATGGCGATCGGGGCTTCTACATACAGCTATGGACATGCTGGATTTATTTTAGGAGCGTCTGTATCTATCTTATTACTAAGCGTCTTGTTAAAACAGGTAAACCATCCCCAGAGGTGGCTGCCGCTCATTGCCGCATTTGCCAGTCTTATACCGCGGACCGCCAGCCTGGCCTTCCTTGATAGGTGGCAGTTATACGAAATCTTCCTGGTGTTAGCGGAAGGGGTTCTAACATTTATTCTTGTTCTCATCTTTATGCAGAGCCTGCCGCTTTTATCACCACAGCGTTATCATCCGACATTAACGAATGAAGAGATTGTTTGTTTCATTATATTATTAGCATCTGTACTTACGGGAATGATAGGTTTTCAAGTTCAAGATGTCGCTATGGTCGATATCTTTTCAAGGTATCTCGTTATTTTAATTGCCTATATAGCGGGGGCAGCGATCGGATCTACGGTGGGGGTCGTAACCGGTCTTGTTCTCGGTTTGTCGCAAGTTGATCACTTATATCATATGAGTCTGCTCGCCTTTTCTGGGTTGCTGGGGGGGTTATTAAAAGAGGGCAATAAACTGGGGGTAAGTGCAGGGCTTTTTGTAAGTACCATTTTAATGGGTTTTTATACAGGTGGCAGTTTAACGGCTTCCATGTGGGCATCGTTTTTCGCGATTGTTCTGTTCTTACTGACGCCGGATAAGTGGGTGAAGCGGCTGTCCCGCTACGTTCCGGGAACAGATGAGCATAGTCAGGAGCAACAGAAGTACTTACAAAAGGTAAGAGATGTAACGGCTGTTCGTGTGGGGAAGTTTTCCGATGTGTTTGAAGCCCTGTCTAAAAGCTTTCATCTTACAGATCGATCAAAGGAGGAGGATACCGATTCCCAGGAAATTGATTATTTCCTGAGCCATGTAACGGAGAAAACGTGCCAGGCGTGCTTCAAAAAGGAGAAGTGTTGGATTAATCAGTTCGATGAGACTCACAATCTCATGACAGATCTAATGATGGAAATCGATGAAAAAGATGATGTGGGGAGGATGATGCGTAAAAGCGTCGACCAATATTGTGTGAAGTCGCAAAAACTGGTAGATACGATGAAACATGAACTATCTTTTTACCATGCGAATAAGCAGTTAAAACAGCAGGTCAGGGAAAGCCGGCGTTTCGTGGCAGAGCAGCTGCACGGCGTTTCGGAGGTTATGAATAATTTTGCAAAGGAAATTGTAAAGGAGAGGGAGCACCACGAACAAAAAGAACGGATGATTCACCAGGCCTTAGAAAGAATGGGACTTAAGGTGGCTAAGCTTGAAATTTATACGTTGGACTCAGGGAATATTGACTTGGAAATTATCATCGAGATTGATCAGTACCGGGGAGAGGGAGCCAAGATCATTGCTCCGCTGCTGTCGGATATTTTAAAAGAAACGATCGTTGTGACGATGGAAGATATCTCACCTTATCCAAATGGAAGGTGTTTAATGAATTTTGGATCAGCGAAGCATTATACGATCGAATCGGGTGTCGCTCATGCGGCGAAAGGGGGAGGATTTATTTCAGGAGACAGTTATACAATGATGGAATTAGGAAGAGGGAAGTACGCACTGGCGATCAGTGACGGTATGGGGAATGGGGAACGAGCTCATGAAGAGAGTGTGGAAACGCTGCGGCTGTTAAAACAAATCTTGCAGTCTGGCATTCAGGAATCCGTAGCGATCCAGTCCATCAATTCGGTACTCTCATTACGCAGCAATGATGAAATATTTTCTACCTTGGATTTGGCGATTGTCGATCTTCATAAGGCCACTTCCAAGTTTATAAAAATAGGCAGTACTCCTAGTTTTATTAAAAGGGGAGAACAAGTCTTTTCCATAGAATCGAGCAACTTGCCGATGGGAATCATCCGTGATGTCGATGTAGATACGACAAGTGAGCAGCTGAAAGCGGGCGATCTTCTGATCATGGTGAGTGATGGAATACTCGAAGGTCAGAAACATGTAGAGAATGTAGAGTTCTGGTTTAAGAGAAAGGTTCGCGAAATTGACCATGACGATCCGCAGGAGGTGGCGGATATTTTATTAGAGGAGGTTATTCGTACTCAATCGGGAGATATTGACGATGATATGACGATTCTAGTAGCGCGTCTTGATCATTATATTCCGGAATGGTCGGCCATTCCTTTTGAGAAAAAACAGGCATAG
- a CDS encoding RNA-binding S4 domain-containing protein gives MRLDKFLKNSRLIKRRTLAKEVADQGRIKINGNASKAATNVAVGDELVIQFGQKILTIEVKSLKENVKKDEAAMLYEIKKEEPVNS, from the coding sequence ATGCGGTTAGATAAATTTTTGAAGAATTCACGATTAATCAAGCGTCGTACATTAGCCAAAGAAGTAGCCGACCAGGGCAGGATTAAAATAAACGGAAATGCCAGTAAAGCGGCAACAAATGTAGCTGTCGGTGATGAGCTGGTCATTCAATTCGGGCAGAAAATCCTGACGATTGAAGTGAAATCGCTCAAAGAAAATGTGAAAAAAGATGAAGCTGCGATGCTTTATGAAATTAAAAAAGAAGAGCCTGTGAACAGTTAA
- a CDS encoding oligosaccharide flippase family protein translates to MEHSNASHRLVKGAFLLTLSGLAGKILSAGYRIPLQNIAGDVGFYIYQQVYPILGMALILSLYGFPVAISRLVSDLHEEGMKLSIQAFYIPIFSWVLAICGIIFLTGFTQAEQIAQIMGDEQLVPSLRGAFCVFLFIPFTSVLRGVFQGKGIMEPTAVSQVTEQTVRVIVIIATALYASRTGELYDIGVGGAWSSILGTLAAAIVLWVLWLRQEKPPFAESHKSKVSYVRPILFYGLFISLNYMLLLFFQFVDSLSLVSYLERAGFRVEEARVAKGVFDRGQPLIQLGTVLASSLALALVPSVTRKRLQKDPLQVQKYIFGAVKYSLLVAAGAAAGLIVLFPAVNSLLFQDTAGTDSLRILMVVIIFSSLAITLSSVLQGLGFTGHTAFVILLAVFMKAGLNISLIPLFKESGAAIGSIGAAAFVTGAYLLLLNRDFPLKHWSRLPWKGMAGALSGMVLFLIVLSPLLAFVEHRLALLVSLLIMIGSGAAVYLILLIWLGALEQKELESLPFRDWLVKLLPKGREL, encoded by the coding sequence ATGGAACATTCTAACGCGTCCCATCGATTGGTGAAGGGGGCATTTTTACTTACACTCTCGGGGCTGGCCGGCAAAATTTTAAGTGCAGGCTATCGCATCCCCTTACAGAACATTGCGGGAGATGTAGGGTTTTATATTTATCAGCAGGTCTATCCCATCTTGGGAATGGCTTTAATATTGTCACTATACGGATTTCCTGTAGCGATCTCACGGCTTGTCTCTGACTTACATGAAGAAGGGATGAAGTTGTCGATACAGGCTTTTTACATACCAATTTTCTCGTGGGTCCTTGCTATTTGCGGGATTATATTTCTTACAGGTTTCACGCAGGCCGAACAGATTGCTCAAATCATGGGCGATGAACAACTTGTTCCATCGCTGCGGGGAGCATTTTGTGTGTTTTTATTTATACCTTTTACCTCAGTTCTAAGAGGTGTATTTCAAGGAAAAGGAATAATGGAACCGACGGCTGTTTCCCAAGTGACGGAACAGACAGTAAGGGTCATCGTGATTATCGCAACGGCGCTGTATGCTTCACGGACAGGCGAGCTTTACGATATCGGTGTAGGTGGTGCATGGTCTTCCATTTTAGGAACGTTAGCCGCTGCCATTGTATTATGGGTCCTCTGGCTTCGTCAGGAAAAACCTCCGTTTGCCGAATCCCATAAATCGAAGGTGTCCTACGTACGGCCGATTTTATTCTACGGGCTGTTTATTTCGTTAAATTATATGCTTCTGCTGTTTTTCCAGTTTGTCGACTCCCTTTCTCTCGTTTCTTATTTAGAAAGAGCAGGCTTTAGGGTTGAGGAAGCTAGAGTGGCAAAAGGGGTATTTGACCGCGGCCAGCCGCTTATTCAATTAGGTACTGTATTGGCTTCGTCTCTGGCATTAGCCCTCGTGCCTTCAGTAACGAGGAAAAGGCTGCAGAAGGATCCGCTCCAGGTACAAAAATATATCTTTGGCGCTGTGAAATACAGTTTATTAGTGGCCGCAGGGGCAGCAGCTGGATTAATTGTGCTGTTTCCCGCTGTGAACTCTTTGTTATTTCAGGATACAGCAGGCACGGATTCATTACGGATCTTAATGGTGGTCATTATTTTCAGTTCACTGGCGATTACTTTAAGTTCTGTGCTGCAAGGGCTCGGCTTCACAGGACATACAGCCTTTGTTATCCTGTTGGCTGTTTTCATGAAAGCCGGTCTGAATATATCCTTGATTCCTCTGTTTAAAGAGTCAGGGGCAGCGATCGGTTCTATAGGAGCAGCTGCGTTTGTCACGGGAGCTTATTTACTTTTACTTAATCGTGACTTTCCACTTAAGCATTGGAGCCGTCTGCCGTGGAAAGGAATGGCTGGAGCTTTATCTGGGATGGTATTATTTCTAATCGTATTGTCTCCTTTGCTTGCGTTTGTTGAACACCGGCTGGCTCTTCTCGTTTCCCTATTAATTATGATCGGGTCTGGAGCAGCTGTTTACCTCATCCTGCTGATTTGGCTGGGGGCGCTTGAGCAAAAGGAACTGGAGTCTCTCCCTTTTAGAGACTGGCTCGTGAAATTATTACCGAAAGGAAGGGAATTATGA
- the spoVT gene encoding stage V sporulation protein T, giving the protein MKATGIVRRIDDLGRVVIPKEIRRTLRIREGDPLEIFVDREGEVILKKYSPINELGDFAKEYAEALYDSLNVPVLICDRDEFIAVAGESKKSYLNRQIGQTVEQVMDKRTEVSEKHPQPIELVRDQEVDVISYIIYPIIAQGDPIGCVAVFNKEGSPIDENYSKAIQTAAQFLAKQME; this is encoded by the coding sequence ATGAAAGCAACTGGTATTGTACGTCGTATCGATGATCTAGGACGTGTCGTAATTCCTAAAGAAATTCGCCGCACACTTCGCATCAGGGAGGGAGATCCTCTTGAAATATTTGTAGATCGCGAAGGTGAAGTTATCTTAAAGAAATATTCTCCTATTAATGAATTAGGCGATTTTGCAAAAGAATATGCAGAGGCTTTATATGATTCACTAAACGTTCCTGTACTTATCTGTGACCGTGATGAGTTTATTGCGGTAGCTGGAGAGTCTAAAAAGTCTTACTTAAACCGCCAAATTGGTCAGACAGTAGAGCAGGTAATGGATAAGCGGACCGAAGTATCTGAAAAGCATCCGCAGCCAATTGAGTTAGTTCGCGATCAAGAAGTGGACGTTATCTCTTATATTATTTATCCTATTATCGCGCAGGGTGATCCGATAGGCTGTGTAGCCGTCTTTAATAAAGAGGGTTCTCCAATCGACGAAAATTACAGTAAAGCCATTCAAACAGCCGCACAGTTTCTTGCCAAGCAGATGGAGTAA
- a CDS encoding protein kinase codes for MKKQAFNLRAGTAIRGKWNHHVYQIIKPLGDGACGVVYLCQKNGVKYALKVGTDSSRLMLEVNMLKKFSKVQGVKLGPSFVDVDDWVDPTQQTYPFYVMEYIDGVPLNDFLTGKKKEWVGLIAMQLLSDLEHLHSAGYVFGDLKTDNLLVSSSRVQWIDVGGVTAAGRAIKEYTEFYDRGYWGYGSRRAEPSYDLFATTMIMLETVYPKRFESQKDPQKTLNDRLKQAPLPSAYKQLILDCWKGKYHSAVEMKEALGQILMKRVQTPKRTTRKRVQNDASEWGEMLGVGFIAVACYGISMWNFWF; via the coding sequence ATGAAGAAACAGGCTTTTAATTTACGTGCTGGAACAGCGATACGAGGCAAATGGAATCACCATGTTTATCAAATTATAAAACCACTTGGCGACGGAGCATGCGGGGTTGTTTATCTTTGTCAAAAAAATGGGGTCAAGTATGCCCTTAAAGTAGGCACGGACAGCTCACGATTAATGCTTGAAGTAAATATGTTAAAGAAATTCAGTAAGGTCCAAGGGGTGAAGCTTGGGCCTTCTTTTGTTGACGTCGATGACTGGGTGGATCCCACGCAGCAGACATATCCCTTTTATGTGATGGAATATATCGACGGCGTTCCATTAAATGATTTTCTAACCGGTAAGAAAAAAGAATGGGTCGGATTAATAGCTATGCAGCTGCTCAGTGATCTAGAGCATCTGCATAGCGCCGGGTATGTATTTGGGGATTTAAAAACAGATAACCTGCTTGTTTCCTCTTCCCGGGTGCAGTGGATTGACGTAGGCGGCGTAACAGCGGCCGGACGGGCGATTAAAGAGTATACCGAGTTTTATGACCGCGGGTACTGGGGTTACGGGTCAAGAAGGGCAGAGCCTTCTTATGATTTGTTTGCCACTACGATGATTATGCTCGAAACCGTATATCCAAAAAGGTTTGAATCTCAGAAGGATCCGCAAAAAACATTGAACGACCGTTTAAAGCAGGCACCTCTGCCTTCAGCCTATAAGCAGCTGATACTTGACTGCTGGAAAGGTAAGTATCATTCAGCTGTCGAGATGAAAGAGGCCCTCGGACAAATTTTAATGAAACGCGTGCAGACTCCCAAGCGGACGACGAGAAAAAGGGTTCAAAATGATGCTTCCGAATGGGGAGAAATGCTTGGCGTCGGCTTTATTGCTGTGGCCTGTTATGGTATTTCCATGTGGAACTTCTGGTTTTAA
- a CDS encoding S1 domain-containing RNA-binding protein, with amino-acid sequence MSIEVGSKLQGKVTGITNFGAFVELPDGKTGLVHISEVADNYVKDINEHLSQGDQVDVKVINVGDDGKIGLSIKKAKENYGRRAPKKPRKPVESFEQKMNNFLKDSEDRLASLKKQTETKRGGRGAKRG; translated from the coding sequence ATGTCAATTGAAGTAGGCAGCAAGCTACAAGGTAAGGTAACTGGTATCACTAATTTTGGAGCGTTCGTGGAGCTTCCAGACGGCAAGACGGGTCTTGTTCACATTAGTGAAGTTGCCGACAACTATGTCAAAGACATTAATGAACACCTTAGCCAAGGTGACCAAGTTGACGTTAAGGTAATTAATGTCGGAGACGATGGTAAGATTGGCTTATCCATTAAAAAAGCAAAAGAGAACTATGGTCGTCGTGCACCTAAGAAGCCTCGTAAACCAGTAGAGTCATTCGAACAGAAAATGAATAACTTTCTGAAGGATAGCGAAGACCGCTTAGCATCACTGAAGAAGCAAACCGAGACCAAACGTGGGGGTCGAGGTGCTAAAAGAGGATAG
- the mazG gene encoding nucleoside triphosphate pyrophosphohydrolase: MNKITVIGLGAGDLDQLSLGVYRKLKSHSDNIFVRTLDHPAVKALDEEGVTFRSFDKVYEQNDQFEQVYESIVQTLIEKASTQDVMYAVPGHPMLAERTVQLLLEREDLEVELQGGHSYLDDVFTALKIDPIEGFQFIDATAFKREELQFQNHIVFCQVYDAMIASEVKLTLLEDLSPKHPAVVVRAAGSREEEVIHVTLEELDRAVKVDNLTSVYIAPADKEKLNHQFFRLREVIRDLRGPGGCPWDQKQTHESLRKYLIEEAYEFIDAVNRLDDEHMVEELGDVLLQVMLHNQIGEDDGFFTIDDVIQSVTDKMIRRHPHVFGEVQAEDAEQVLANWEEIKKQEKGDQQPESKLDDVPQSFPAMLQAEELQKKAAKVGFDWDDVESVKDKVEEEWEEFLEAQKKNDFEEMEKEFGDWLFAIVNLARHYKINGETALQRTNQKFRSRFSSMEKQAVQAGKILNDYTLDELEELWVKAKLNNKGE, from the coding sequence ATGAATAAAATTACTGTGATTGGTTTAGGGGCTGGAGATCTTGATCAGCTTTCCCTCGGTGTTTACCGAAAGCTCAAAAGTCATTCAGACAACATATTCGTACGGACACTCGATCATCCAGCGGTTAAGGCGCTCGATGAGGAAGGAGTGACTTTTCGAAGCTTTGATAAGGTCTATGAACAGAACGACCAGTTTGAACAAGTGTACGAAAGCATCGTTCAAACGCTCATAGAAAAAGCTTCAACACAGGATGTCATGTACGCTGTTCCCGGGCATCCAATGCTGGCAGAACGGACAGTCCAGCTGCTGCTGGAAAGGGAAGACCTGGAAGTAGAGCTTCAAGGAGGTCACAGCTATCTCGATGACGTATTTACAGCACTAAAAATAGATCCGATCGAAGGTTTCCAGTTTATCGATGCGACGGCTTTTAAACGCGAAGAGCTGCAGTTTCAAAATCATATCGTATTTTGCCAGGTGTATGATGCTATGATCGCCTCAGAGGTAAAGCTTACCTTGCTTGAAGATCTGTCTCCTAAGCACCCGGCAGTGGTCGTAAGAGCGGCTGGAAGCAGGGAAGAAGAGGTTATACACGTGACGCTGGAAGAATTGGACCGTGCGGTTAAAGTCGATAACTTAACGAGTGTCTATATCGCACCAGCAGACAAGGAAAAGCTGAATCACCAGTTTTTCCGGTTAAGAGAAGTTATCAGGGATTTGCGCGGACCGGGCGGCTGCCCATGGGACCAGAAACAAACCCACGAATCTTTAAGAAAGTATTTGATTGAGGAAGCGTATGAATTTATAGACGCGGTGAATCGCCTGGACGATGAGCACATGGTCGAAGAACTCGGAGATGTACTCCTGCAGGTGATGCTTCACAATCAAATTGGTGAGGACGACGGCTTTTTTACAATCGATGATGTCATACAATCGGTGACAGATAAAATGATTCGCAGGCATCCCCACGTATTTGGAGAGGTGCAGGCCGAGGATGCCGAACAAGTCTTAGCCAATTGGGAGGAGATTAAGAAACAGGAAAAAGGAGATCAGCAGCCTGAATCTAAGCTCGATGATGTGCCCCAAAGCTTTCCTGCCATGCTGCAGGCTGAAGAATTACAGAAAAAAGCAGCCAAAGTAGGATTTGATTGGGATGATGTCGAATCTGTAAAAGATAAAGTAGAAGAAGAATGGGAAGAATTTCTGGAAGCTCAGAAGAAGAATGACTTTGAGGAGATGGAAAAGGAATTTGGAGACTGGTTATTTGCAATTGTAAACTTGGCGCGTCATTATAAGATTAACGGGGAAACCGCCCTTCAGCGGACGAACCAGAAGTTTCGAAGCAGATTTTCTTCGATGGAAAAACAAGCCGTTCAAGCTGGAAAAATTCTAAACGATTATACACTAGATGAACTTGAAGAATTATGGGTAAAAGCGAAACTTAACAATAAAGGAGAGTAA
- the yabP gene encoding sporulation protein YabP, which produces MEYYDKNMSGSNRQQPEHNVKIWSRRNVEITGVKEVDSFDSEEFLLQTNMGYLVIRGENLQMKNLNLDDGEVAIKGRVYEMTYLDENHGEKAKGLFSKLFK; this is translated from the coding sequence ATGGAATATTACGATAAAAATATGAGTGGCAGCAACAGACAGCAGCCAGAGCATAATGTGAAAATATGGAGCCGTCGAAACGTCGAGATTACAGGGGTTAAAGAAGTGGACAGCTTCGACAGCGAAGAGTTTCTTTTACAGACTAATATGGGGTACTTAGTGATCCGCGGGGAGAACCTGCAGATGAAAAACCTGAACTTAGATGACGGAGAGGTGGCTATTAAAGGACGAGTCTATGAGATGACATATTTAGATGAGAACCACGGGGAGAAAGCTAAAGGGTTATTTAGCAAGCTGTTCAAATGA
- a CDS encoding septum formation initiator family protein: protein MAEKESVARLDSTYMKHYDAQMERHNRKKKRLIRRIMLFSLLVVIFAGSMTYYHFQQRVLHAEKVEEYQKLQAEMDQLKLEEKNLKEEIELLNNEEYVLQIARSNYFFSKDNEIIFKMPNDDPSY, encoded by the coding sequence ATGGCAGAAAAAGAGTCCGTCGCCCGCTTAGATTCTACATACATGAAACACTACGATGCGCAGATGGAACGGCACAATCGAAAAAAGAAACGCTTGATTCGCCGCATCATGTTATTTAGCCTTTTAGTCGTTATATTCGCTGGCTCTATGACTTATTACCATTTCCAGCAGCGGGTGCTTCATGCTGAAAAAGTAGAAGAGTACCAGAAGCTGCAGGCAGAGATGGATCAACTGAAGCTGGAAGAGAAGAACCTGAAGGAAGAGATTGAATTGTTGAACAATGAAGAATATGTCCTGCAAATCGCTCGTTCGAATTATTTCTTCTCCAAAGATAACGAAATTATCTTTAAAATGCCAAATGATGATCCTTCGTATTGA